TAGCCTTCAAAAGCCAGCCCGCGTCGGAGCATGGAGGTTATTTTCTCATCATCATCAATTATCAGTATATTCGGTCGCATCCGGCAGCCCCCATTGTCTCATTCATATATCTCTATTGTAGCAGATGCACCCGTCTCTCCGCATCCGTACACGAACAGCACAGAGCGGAAGGGTTACCCCTTCCGCTCAGCGCTAACCGCATGATGTGCTTATTGCTTCTGAGTCTGCGCAGTCTCGAAATCATTCTTGTTGCCGATTGTTACCGGCAGATCCAGCTTCTTGCCGTCACGCACGACATTCAGAGTCGCCTTATCGCCTACCTTAAGCGTCTGGATGTAAGTGATCAGATCCTGGCTGGTAGCGTAGCTCTTTCCGTCAATTCCTGTAATGATATCGTAAGGACGCAGATCCGCTGTATAAGCAGGAGATTTGAAGACAATTTCAGCCACTACTGAGCCTTCTTTAATCGTTGTCCCCATTTGCTTGGCAACTTCATCGGTAATCGTCATCAGAGTAGCACCAATGAAAGGTACCGGTTCTTTAGGAATTTCCTGGTTGGCTTCAAGCTTATCTACTACGCCTTTGATGGTATTTACCGGAATCGCAAAGCCGATACCCTGAGCGTCTCTGCTTACTGCAACGTTCATACCGATGACCTGGCCATTCATGTTGAGCAGCGGTCCGCCGGAGTTCCCCGGGTTGATCGAGGCGTCGGTTTGCAGAAGATTTTTGTAGGTTTTTGTACCACTGCCGTCTTCTTCGGCAATATCAATACTGCGGCCTCTGGCACTGAGCACTCCGGTTGTCACTGTATGGTCGAAGCCCTGCGGGTTACCGATCGCCACGACCTCAGAGCCTACCTTGATGCTGTCGGAATCACCAAGCGCCACAGACGGGAAGTCCGAGCCTTCAATCTTCAGTACGGCGAGATCAAGATCCTTGCTGGAACCCAGCAGCTTCGCTTCGTAAGGCTTGGAGGTACCGTCTACGGTAACCTGGATGACATCGGCACCATCTACCACGTGCTGGTTGGTCAGTATATAACCGTTCGAATCATAGATGAAGCCTGTTCCAATACCGTAAGGTGTAAGCTGCGGAGAAGAATTATTCGAGCCTGACTGGGATTCCGAATTATTCGAGCCGGAACCTCCTCCGCCGAATTGATCACCGAAGAAGAACTGTGAGAACGGATCGCTCATATTCGGGCTGCTGCTTCTGTTCCGCGAGTTATTCGATTTCACCAGCGTCTCGATCTTGACGACTGCCGGCCCTACGCCTTCAACTACGCCGGATACATCTCCTGAGCCGGTGACCAGCGCCGCTGCGGAAGTGGAAGGTGTAATATTGGCGTTGCCGCCTGCCGTCTTGCCTGCCGGATTCGTTACAACCGTGGTTGCCTCCTGGCCTCCGGTGAACCAGTTCCCGCGGTCTGCCATGAACATGGAGCCTGATAAGACCACCATTCCGGCGAGAAAAGATACCAGTACTGCCTTCACCGGCTTCTTCGGCTTACGGTTGTACTGCCAGCCGTTGCCTCCCTCCGGAGGATTGCCGCCTCGTCCGCCATTTCCGTCATACCCGGTGGTACGGAGCGATGTGTTATACGGTAAGGACTTCACCGGCTGCGGCGGAGTAACCTCTACCCGCTCCGGTTCGCGGCGGTTATAATGCTGCGGGTCATTACCATTCATCTCATCGTTGTTCATCGATTTGAAAGGTCCGTAAGAGTAGTAGTAGGAGCCGCCTTCTGCGGATGAATTAGTGCTGTTATCAGTATCATTATGATTATTGTCCCATTCACGATCCGGTCCCGGTTCATGATCACGATTGTAGTTGTTCTCACGATTGTAGTTGTTTTTGTTATCGTCCATGTTTACTTTCCTCCCGCGCCTTGCCGTGTCAGGCAAAGTGTTATTTGTTTTGATGTCCTTATTTTGTACTGTAAACCTTAAGGTCACATTAAAAACAATTTAAGCGGAGATAAAAGATACCCGGACGATGATAAATAGTTGATTAATCAAACAGATCTTCTACAGTACGGATAGGCTTCACTTCCATTGGTTCTTGGAATGCTGCCATATGAAAGTAGGCTGCCAGCCAGATGATTGCACACATAAGAATATAAGCCATCCGTTTATTCCCTCCCCAAAGTAGCCCGGCCCAGCAGCCGGTTCACCCGCTCTGCACTGCAGAACATGAAGATCAGGAGCGCAAGTACAGCAAAGGGGAACACGGCAATGCTGGTGCGCACGGATAAAAGCCCGAACAACGGCGGAATTAACGTTGTCCCCGTATAGGCTACCGCCATCTGATATCCGATTAAGCGGGCTGCATTTTCCTTGCCGAACCGGGTCGGCGTCTCATGCAGGAGACCCGGATAAATCGGTGCGAGGCCCAGACCAATCAATATCAGTCCTGAAAGTGAGAGGGCCGGATCGAGCGGGATTACAAGAATAGCTCCACCTATAAGGGTCACCAATTGACCGTAACGGATAAGGAGGCGGTTATGGACCTTTAACGTGATGAAGCCGGTGATCAGCCTGCCAACTGTTATGCCCGCATAGTATACGGAGATCCAAGCCGCTGCCGTATCTGGCGCAACCCCCCTTGCACCCACCAGATAACTGGCGCCCCACAGTCCAACCATCGCTTCTATCCCACAGTACAACAAGAACGTTAACAGCGTAGGCTTAACACCCCTTAAGCGGATAGTACTCTCCTGCGGCTTAAGGTTCACTGCTGACTCATCTGGAAAATTGCCGCTAAGCGCTGCGGGAAGCTGAGGCTCACGCGTGGCAGCAACTCTTTTCCATAGCGGAAGCGTTACTAATAGAATCATCGCGAATCCGAACTGTATGCCGGCAACTACCGCATATCCTCCTCTCCAGGACTGGGCATGTACGAGATTGACTGACATAATCATGGGTCCCAGAGTCGCGCCTACGCCCCAAAAGCAGTGCAGCCAGCTCATATGATGAGCCTTGTAATGTTCAGCCACATAATGATTCAGCGCCGCGTCCACGGCTCCTGCCCCAAGTCCTAGCGGAACGGCCATTACGATGAACCACAACACAGATGGCGACACGGAGAATCCGAACAATGAAGCAGCGGTTAAGAGGCAGCTGATAAAGGTAATTCGTCCTGTCCCCAGGCGCTTCACGATTGTATTGCTGAACAGACTGGACACGATGGTCCCTCCGGCAATAATCATCGAGATGA
The window above is part of the Paenibacillus sp. FSL H8-0048 genome. Proteins encoded here:
- a CDS encoding S1C family serine protease gives rise to the protein MDDNKNNYNRENNYNRDHEPGPDREWDNNHNDTDNSTNSSAEGGSYYYSYGPFKSMNNDEMNGNDPQHYNRREPERVEVTPPQPVKSLPYNTSLRTTGYDGNGGRGGNPPEGGNGWQYNRKPKKPVKAVLVSFLAGMVVLSGSMFMADRGNWFTGGQEATTVVTNPAGKTAGGNANITPSTSAAALVTGSGDVSGVVEGVGPAVVKIETLVKSNNSRNRSSSPNMSDPFSQFFFGDQFGGGGSGSNNSESQSGSNNSSPQLTPYGIGTGFIYDSNGYILTNQHVVDGADVIQVTVDGTSKPYEAKLLGSSKDLDLAVLKIEGSDFPSVALGDSDSIKVGSEVVAIGNPQGFDHTVTTGVLSARGRSIDIAEEDGSGTKTYKNLLQTDASINPGNSGGPLLNMNGQVIGMNVAVSRDAQGIGFAIPVNTIKGVVDKLEANQEIPKEPVPFIGATLMTITDEVAKQMGTTIKEGSVVAEIVFKSPAYTADLRPYDIITGIDGKSYATSQDLITYIQTLKVGDKATLNVVRDGKKLDLPVTIGNKNDFETAQTQKQ
- a CDS encoding MFS transporter, translated to MSTYFLIIIYLAFISLGLPDSLLGAAWPVIWPEMGSSLGSAGIISMIIAGGTIVSSLFSNTIVKRLGTGRITFISCLLTAASLFGFSVSPSVLWFIVMAVPLGLGAGAVDAALNHYVAEHYKAHHMSWLHCFWGVGATLGPMIMSVNLVHAQSWRGGYAVVAGIQFGFAMILLVTLPLWKRVAATREPQLPAALSGNFPDESAVNLKPQESTIRLRGVKPTLLTFLLYCGIEAMVGLWGASYLVGARGVAPDTAAAWISVYYAGITVGRLITGFITLKVHNRLLIRYGQLVTLIGGAILVIPLDPALSLSGLILIGLGLAPIYPGLLHETPTRFGKENAARLIGYQMAVAYTGTTLIPPLFGLLSVRTSIAVFPFAVLALLIFMFCSAERVNRLLGRATLGRE